aataactcatcagttatcaaaATCTTCCAGTCCTGTAATGGGTTACTATTGTGTAATAGTTTCTGCAAAAATTTATGGAAACTAAACTATTACGTTCACAATCCAACTACCCAGCAACGGAAATTACTTCCGGAAATGAATCAACTTGGTAAAATTTATGACCTTTATTTAGCTTTTGATCCGAGAAAATCACCTTACTACAAAGTAATCTGCGTACATAGTTGCCACATTTCACAATCAGTATACAGAATACAGATTTACTCAGCGGAAACTGGCAGGTGGGGGGTCTTATCAACAGCGACTTTCACTCTGCCCTTCAATATTGGATTTCATGGAGGGGTTTTCTGGAATAATTCTATCAACTGGTATACAGATTCAGGTTCATCAATACGTTTTGATATTGGGGAAGAAAAAGTGAAAGAAATGCCAATGCCTCCAATGCGAGATGCTTGTTATAGGAGAATGGTAACATATTTTGGCGAGTCTAGAGGACATTTGCGCCTGGTTGAGATTCACAGTGCACCCTCTACGAAATTCAATGTGTGCGAGATGGAGAGGGACTACTCAGGATGGTCAGTTAAGTACTGTGTTAATCTTGAGAGCGTTGTGAGTGCATTTCCTGGGATGATCAGACCCTACCTTGATCCTTCGGAGTTGAATTATTATGCTTTTCAAGTAATAGGAATTGAAAGGGAAGAAACCCACAAAGGGGAGTATTTGGTGCTGCACATACCTGCAAAATTTATAAGGTATAATTTGAAGGATGGAAGTTTTAGGAAACTTTGTGATTTTGCTCCGAATTACAAGCCTGAGGATGCCTATACTTTTGGACATTGTCATGCTTATAAATACATTGAGAGCCTTGCTTGTGTTTGATGATAGATTTGTGTTGGCAATCTCTAATGTGGAGAGTTTCTCTTTACTTGTTGGAATTTAATAGATATTGTCTAATACATAAAATCGAAATTAAACTAATCAATCATCTTCTTctatagattttttttcttttgtgtgtgTTTTCAACAATCCACaagtttgtgtgtgtgtgtgtgtgtgtgtgacaGTGAGATGTCATCAATTTAagcaaaaaaagaagaaaaaacaaaaaggagCGCCATTATCCAGAACTGCAGAATGGCCTCACTGTAAGGTCAAGGCTCAAGAGGAAGAAGCCATAGGATGCCGGGGAGGTTTGGGAACTTGCCTGTTTGGCCTTATTAACAGAGAACAAACAACAATCCAAATGCTGAATCATCTCACTTTATCTTTCAGAAATGGCCCAAACGTGTTTACAGGTGTATATCAGGCAGCTGAAAGAAACACCAGCACTTTTCATAATTGGCTGTTTCTAATAAACCTTATATGCCTGTACAGAACAAAGCTGGGACCATATAAGATCCAGAGTCTTTTGTTACTGATACTTTTGGCAATAAAGAATTCTCAAAAATCCGACAATGTCAATCACAATTGCACTGTTCTTGTTGGATGGTTGAAGCGTGCAACTTCAGCTTCAAATCAGTATCAATCCTGGCTTGGTTGGAACCTTCTCCATAAAGTATGTTTCACCATTTCAACAATTATTGTTAAGTAGCCAAAATTAAGCAATTTTGCTCTCCCTGCACAAGGTCAATGTTGTCATTTTCGTCACTGCTCCATCATCAAGCAACACTTTTAGAAATTCTAAGGGAAAAAATTTAGCCCCTAATTAACTGCACAATGACGTACCAACAGAACCCAGTGCAGCTTCCCACAGACAGATAAGATGTCACTATCTACCAATTTCTTCAAGCTTCCACAGTACTTGCCTAATGGTTGGTCtaagagaaggagaaggagaacaACAAGCCATGGCAAGCTGAAAGAACTTGAGCACACATTCCTCAGTAACAGGTCCTTCATTATCATTATGATTGCTAAGAAGTATATCTGGATGGTATAAATCTGTGATTCTCCGATCAAGGACTGCATTTCTCATGAAATTTGGCAGATGAAAATCATCGTTAGGGGTCGGATTCTCACTAATTGGCTCCTTCCCTGAAAGTAGTTCAAGCAAGATTATCCCAAGGCTGTATATATCAGTCAGCTCACTTGCATCTTTCATTTTGATAAGCTCAGGAGCTTTGTATCCATCAGCTGCAGAAGCTTCAAGCATTTCTTGTCCAGCAGTAGGATTCAAGAGAAGGTGCAGGCCAAAATCTGATATGTATGGCTGGTAATTGCGATCCAACAATATGTTTTTTGACTTGAGATTCCCATGAATTACAGGCTTCTGTAATCCTGTGTGAAGATGATCCAATCCTTTGGCTATACCAAGAGATATCCTATAAATGATGGTCCATTTGTGAGAGTCAGCATTCCCATCTGCCCATAAAGAACATTAACGGACCATTCAAGATTTATTGCAACTTAAATGTACTTCAAGGACAGGAATTTACTTGATGGAACAGCTAGAAATTTTGTGTACAATTTGAAACACAGTCACACGGAGCACCATCAAAAGCAAAATTATTTCGTGAAGATTAACACAGATAAACCAACATTATCATTTTTTCTCCAAGGAGATGTGGAAGGAAGGAAAATGACAAAAGGTGGGTGCCGACAAATATAAATTAAGGAGTGGCGAAACCCAAAATGTTGACTACTTCCCCCAATAAGAGATCTAAAATAATGCAGGGAAGACAATATTTTGAGTCTAAATCCAGGAAAAGGATCATCAATGAAACTCATATCCCAACCACTTAATCCCcaagaaaaaatagataaaatatatGAACATAATTGCAACTTGGAAATTTGAAAAGGgtaaacaaaaaaaatcaatacTTGATCTAATTTCCAAGATCTATGCAAGTCTGAAGATGCCAAACCAAATTATGGATAACTCTATGGATAAAGGTGTTACCCTGCTTTCCTTACTGCTAAGCAAATCCATTTTACTCTAAATATCACTTGGAAGAAAAGAGAATTAAAGAAAAGTTATGAAGCGTATAGTTTGCTCAGGTGAACTCAGCAGATAGTTAACTACGTAGACAcgttattaaaaaaatgtaaacTCGGTTTTATGAAATTTAAGTTACAGAAACTTTTCCATTTTTCTACAGAAAATATATAGACATTTTCTCAGCAACCAATAACAATAATGAAAAAACTGATCTACTTACCTCTGATGAACTGAGCCATACTGCCACGTCTGAAGAAGGGGTGAACAAGAAGCTTTTCACCTCTCGGCCCTGCATAGAACCCCACAAGAGGGACTAAATTAGGATGTCTAATGCTGCCCAGCAGCTGTATCGCCTCCTCAAAATCTTTAGCCCTTGCAATGCAAACTGGCCTCAAGAACCTAAGCAGCCTCACACAGTTGCTCCTGTGCAATAAGGCCTTGTACAAGGTACCATAGTTGGATTTTCCTATCACCTCTCCTGGAGCATCAAGAATGTCACTGATTGTGAGGTCTTGCCCACCTTGAAATGTCAACAAGTCCTCCATTTCTTTCTCATCCCCATGCTTGAGTTCAGGGCTCTCTACGTCAATGGAGTCATTTCTTGCCCTGTTTTTGAAGTAAAGAAAGATGACGACCATGAGACTGATGAAAATCGTAGCCGAAGTTAGCCCAAGAATGAGTTTCAGCAAACTGTTGCTATCCATTTGTAGCGAATAGTAATCCCTATTAGATTAGAGTAGAAAGACTATGTATGACATAAAAAAGAGCTTAAGGGACAAAGAACAGAGAATTAAGATCTGGGTAcagtgtgagagagagagattgaATGGTGTTGGGTTTAGTGAAAGCTTAGCTTAAGATTTGTATGGAAAAGTGTGCAGGGAGAAGACAAGAAGATGAAGGTGGAATTGAACTTTGTGTGGAACCCAAGATTTTATGAGGTTTAtatgaaagaaaaaatgaaaaataaaaagaatgaaaattgTCTTTGGATTATGAATAGGATTGAGGATGCTGTGCAATTGCATATGCAGAACGAGGGAAAGAACAGTTCAATTATACAGACCAAAATATAGTAAAGACAGATCTAGACATGtgatgttttattttatttaattgtatTTGCTTTGGGCTACAGTTGTGCCTCACCATTAGAGgttttctttttcctccttCCTTTTTGACAATGATGGGAATTGTCTCTGTTGAtacagaaatttttttatttttctttttaaaattgcaATAATATTACCATCAAATTATatgcatattttttaatttatatattaacctTATAAAGAAgtgtataataattataaaatacatagagaatatattatatattctgTTTAGCAATAATCATAATTGTAAGAATTCTAAATATGGGTTTTAGGtggaaaataattgaattttggaCTCATTACCTCATTttttaagtaataataatactaatcaATGTTTAGATGCTGCTTTTCAAAAAAACAActaaatttatctaaaataagTATATTGAAAGGAATCATCACCACAGATTACCAATGATAACTTGTCTTcctattttcctttttctttttctaatttgGTCCTTGCCTGTTGATTAATGTCTATTATCTTTTGCTCAGTTAATAAAGAAATTTActctataaacaaataaaaattcaagGTCTCTTTTGCTACATCAATGATTCCTAGGATGATTTGTATACCACATGGAAGCCATCTAAAATGTTTATATTCTGATTAAAGGAAAAGCTCCATATTGAAATCAGaagttttctttaaaaaataagaagaagaagaataggaTGACCGTACGATTTGAAGACTTTCCAACTGGAGAATATAAACTTTGATTCTAATTGGGTGCAGTGCAATCCAAATACAACTACAAGGACACAACTGAGATAAGCTGAACTTGAGCGTCATCGGACGGTTGATATTATCCTTCAGAAATAAAGAATCACCCAATCCGGTTTCTACACGTGTTGAAGAAAATGCGCCTGTGAGAGATCTGGGACGTTAGCCTTAGCCATGTGGGACTGACTGAGGCTAAAACGTTGAAGAAGGTAGTTCAGAGTTGAGACGAGACGAGACGAGGAGGAGAATGCAAATTAACGGCGGAGATTGATGAGGTGTAAGTTAGGTAAGGTAGAGCCCACGGTACTCAAAGCTCATCTTCTCCAATCAAAACAAATGTGGACCCTCCGCACCACTCCAGATATCATATATAATGGTTTCCTCAAAAGTGAATGACAAATATACCCCACCTcatcttccttttctcttttcttttcttttagctTTTCCACTTTTGAATTTcacaattaaaaaagaaaaaagaaaaaacatttCCCTATTTCTACACCTTTTATTCTAGAAAGGGCACAACGGATTCCAAAGTTATAGGCtaaattagtaattttataattaaaataaagactTCTATATTCATTCAGTCTTAGTGGCATAATTGTAATTTCCTTTTTATTGAGGGGTCAATTGTGATGATTATTCAACAATAATCTTAAGCAAAGGCTAATTGAGTATAGAATATGAAGTTGATAACATGGAATATTGGGACGTTCCTATCCAACTCAATTCTTCCTTCAAATAGACCCAACTCAAGTCAGCAATTAAGAACCCAACCAAACCGATCAAACTTTATGTGTTGTCCAGTTTGTTCCATTATTATTTGTATAATCACAACCACCATGTCAAAAGAATCATGCCCCACCACTCCACTATCAGCAAAAAGACAAGGACAATGGACTTGTTTCCTTCTCCTTCTGTTTTTGTACAATTTGAATGTTGTTTCCCAATTACCTTAATTTGTAGTTGTGGGAGAAATGTTCTATATTCTATTCaaattgtaataattttaaaatttggaaCCCAGTTTTGTAGGTTTGGATTTCCACATAGCCATGACAATTGGGGATCATACGCCACCGCATTTTGCTGTATTTTTAATGGAGAAGGGTGGGAAACTGAACAAAATGTCAGAGACTTACTATATGCAATTAAAAGAAAGGTGAACATAAATCACTATCAAGTCCACCCAACATTTTAGGTTCAATTATCTAAAAACCACTTATTGCAAATGGTGACCTTGAACTGGTAAACTCAACCGCATGGATTACAGCTATCTAAAGAACAACGTGGGGGTGGTACTACAAAGTGGTCCTAATTGCACTCACTTAAGGTTTGAATAAACTGCAGGGCTGCAGAAAATCCCCACAAAAGCCATCTTCAGTACAGATCTAGTTGGCATTTGTAGATTGAAGGGTGTCGCCCCCACCAGTGTGGTACTTCACATGAACAGGGAAACCTTGTAGTCTCTCAAACTGAAACAAGGGATAGCTTACTCTATATCATATAAAAGTGTATAAAATAAGTGGGGTGATACAAGGATCAGATTCATCAGGAAAGCAACTTTATTTTCATACACTGTCCCTAACTTGTCATTACAAGTTTTTCTTATCACCAGAAGCCTAATTATTTGGTGTTTCCACAAAGTAGAACTTGTGCAAATGGCAATAATATAAGCATTGTGTATGGCATCACATTACTCGGTACAATAATACTTCACAAGATTAGATGCCTTTACATTCAACAATACTGAGGTCCCTATATAATGCACAATCACTTGGTGAAacaattttaagtttttttctttttttagtgtCAAGGAATGTAATACATAGGATTGGGAAGCTTGAATGAGCGATTTGATATAGCAGAACCTAGTAAATCACTCCATTGATCACCAGAGTTTCCTAGAATTCGATATCCTTCTTTTACCATTTCACTTCTTTTCTCTGACTTGTATATTGTCGCTAGTTTCCCGTGATCATCGGAGGCCCTGCACAGAATGAAAGAACAAGAGTAGGCGATAAGGATAGTCATGTAGAAAATTTGTGTAGGCGTCATCATGCTAGAAACGAACATCCATCATGATTGAGAGGACAAAATAACAGGAAATAAATGAGAGCAGTGAAAACTAAACGAAGAAAATTTCAAACTATCATCATGGAAGTCCTTATGACAATTATCAAAGTTTCCTCAAATTTTACCATTTGTTCTTAATCATTCAGCACAGAACTTAATCATTCAGCACGAAATTCATGTACAAACACAATTCTTAACTCAAGTCCTAATAGGAGAGAAGCATTAATGATGATCACATGGAAAACCAATTGTAATAAGTCGCTCACATCGTGGGCTCTCTATTCAACAGTAAAACTCTCGTTAGCCAAAATCAAGTGATGACATTTTGCACCTTTCACTGTAATTCAACCATTTCTAGCCCAAGAAATAGCAAAAAGGACTAGCCTGGATTAAAGCTCAGGCCCAGTTGACTGTCTCCAAAAACAGGTTTTTGTTCTCAGACCACCATGCATCCAGCATCTAAAAAAAACTGTTTTCAGAAACATTGCTCACAAAGAGCACATTTTCAGGAAcagctaaaatattttttcattcacCCTCATAGTTTACCATTTCCAATCCacagaaagaaaatgaatatcACATCTTCACTGTGTATATTCT
This Manihot esculenta cultivar AM560-2 chromosome 6, M.esculenta_v8, whole genome shotgun sequence DNA region includes the following protein-coding sequences:
- the LOC110616475 gene encoding F-box protein At5g07610, with translation MTFSSKVIKIETISPSSEIIAHNDDLLTEILLRLPIKSLLKFKCVSKHWLSLISDPLFYLRLNPTNCPCALMVHKWSRLDNPEFYFIKLGSNSKLSFRTLHFVNNSSVIKIFQSCNGLLLCNSFCKNLWKLNYYVHNPTTQQRKLLPEMNQLGKIYDLYLAFDPRKSPYYKVICVHSCHISQSVYRIQIYSAETGRWGVLSTATFTLPFNIGFHGGVFWNNSINWYTDSGSSIRFDIGEEKVKEMPMPPMRDACYRRMVTYFGESRGHLRLVEIHSAPSTKFNVCEMERDYSGWSVKYCVNLESVVSAFPGMIRPYLDPSELNYYAFQVIGIEREETHKGEYLVLHIPAKFIRYNLKDGSFRKLCDFAPNYKPEDAYTFGHCHAYKYIESLACV
- the LOC110616476 gene encoding putative kinase-like protein TMKL1, with the protein product MDSNSLLKLILGLTSATIFISLMVVIFLYFKNRARNDSIDVESPELKHGDEKEMEDLLTFQGGQDLTISDILDAPGEVIGKSNYGTLYKALLHRSNCVRLLRFLRPVCIARAKDFEEAIQLLGSIRHPNLVPLVGFYAGPRGEKLLVHPFFRRGSMAQFIRDGNADSHKWTIIYRISLGIAKGLDHLHTGLQKPVIHGNLKSKNILLDRNYQPYISDFGLHLLLNPTAGQEMLEASAADGYKAPELIKMKDASELTDIYSLGIILLELLSGKEPISENPTPNDDFHLPNFMRNAVLDRRITDLYHPDILLSNHNDNEGPVTEECVLKFFQLAMACCSPSPSLRPTIRQVLWKLEEIGR